The following are encoded together in the Daucus carota subsp. sativus chromosome 5, DH1 v3.0, whole genome shotgun sequence genome:
- the LOC108223041 gene encoding ubiquitin carboxyl-terminal hydrolase 23 isoform X1: MAATTKASKQSSLPELSISSPLFEKRIEFHIARKPFTGFSNSGGTFQLETLNPSTSNSSQFKSNSLVKKTDSVELKDNGFDPELSYQISFRRIGAGLMNLGNTCFLNSVLQCLTYTEPLAAYLQSGRHQLSCRTAGFCALCAIQKHVSSARQSTGRILAPKEIVSNLRCISRNFRNSRQEDAHEYMVNLLESMHKCCLPSGVPSESPSAYDKSSVHKIFGGRLRSQVKCMQCSYTSDKFDPFLDLSLEIVKADSLQRALTHFTAKEFLDGGEKHYQCQQCKQKVKALKQLTIYKAPYVLTIHLKRFSSHLAGQKIDKRIHFGTTLDLKPFVTDPCDGDLKYTLYGVLVHAGWSTHSGHYYCFVRTSSGMWYSLDDNRVIQVSEKMVLEQKAYMLFYYRERRNFSSNKSFDVQKHSTNSSEKVKLSCGFNQELKETLSGQTEKKVSGSISSAAIAQSNSLVGAVPGKPVIKDAAVECMTAKKDALVEHLSSQAGVECLLQKDSSANPTITAINEKAVECANNLINASNSDNVLKSGNGDALCDSGARLPKGSDYKNSEKGLHDAVAISTNSGLLDTCSRVAPEKAFSGEKSRCIPINKSNTLTTASATALNNFQVIKQATIPEISTPPIRKHKSMQKVHEEKSNRRLKKLPRCPTMKMQLSSKFICARKKKFKRSRKGKLVSAALIQKGPVHVDSIPLDLEPSTSYQTKLSGGLDHSQRGRKNFGSKKKENSGVVNNIVPNINNDSMTNNKVEIGGRSGQNGAILACNNPTEKFPVRASAGNLLDARGPCYPKDNTKESIQNGLMSVLTRDLEETKVARWDEIGTTDYTERSDVGNGSIGHVGDEWDEEYDRGKRKKVKSFVNDFGGPNPFQEIATMRTKSKKAKMDYSSSGNKPFRI, from the exons ATGGCTGCTACTACCAAAGCTTCAAAGCAATCGAGCTTACCGGAGCTTTCAATATCCTCGCCGCTGTTCGAGAAGAGAATCGAGTTCCACATAGCTCGCAAGCCTTTCACTGGCTTCAGCAACAGCGGCGGAACGTTTCAATTGGAGACTCTCAATCCGTCGACATCTAATTCATCGCAATTTAAGAGTAATTCGTTAGTTAAAAAGACTGATTCGGTAGAATTGAAAGATAATGGATTTGATCCGGAGCTTAGTTATCAGATCTCTTTTAGGAGAATT GGTGCTGGTTTGATGAAtcttggaaacacttgttttttgaATTCGGTGTTACAGTGTTTGACGTATACGGAGCCTTTGGCTGCGTATTTGCAAAGTGGAAGGCATCAGTTGTCTT GTCGTACTGCTGGGTTTTGTGCTTTGTGTGCCATCCAAAAACATGTTAGCAGTGCTCGACAGTCGACTGGGAGAATATTAGCACCGAAGGAGATAGTCTCAAACTTGCGAT GTATATCACGCAATTTTCGAAACTCCAGGCAGGAGGATGCTCACGAGTACATGGTGAATTTGTTGGAATCAATGCACAAATGCTGCTTACCTTCAGGAGTACCTAGTGAGTCACCGAGTGCTTACGACAAAAGTTCGGTCCACAAGATCTTTGGTGGTCGCCTCCGCAGTCAG GTGAAATGTATGCAGTGTTCCTATACATCTGATAAGTTTGATCCATTCCTGGACTTGAGTCTTGAAATTGTCAAGGCAGATTCACTACAGAGGGCACTAACTCATTTCACTGCCAAAGAATTTTTAGACGGAGGGGAGAAGCATTACCAATGTCAACAATGCAAGCAGAAAGTTAAGGCTCTGAAGCAGCTTACAATTTACAAGGCACCTTATGTTCTCACAATCCACCTAAAGCGGTTTAGCTCACATCTAGCTGGACAAAAGATTGACAAAAGGATCCATTTTGGAACTACTTTGGACTTGAAACCGTTTGTAACGGATCCATGT GATGGAGATTTAAAATACACCTTATATGGTGTTTTGGTTCATGCCGGATGGAGCACTCACTCTGGTCACTATTATTGCTTTGTACGCACATCAAGTGGCATGTGGTACTCACTTGACGACAATCGG GTTATTCAAGTTAGTGAAAAAATGGTGTTGGAGCAGAAAGCATACATGCTATTCTACTATCGAGAGAGAAGAAATTTCTCTTCAAACAAGTCTTTTGATGTTCAGAAACACAGTACGAATTCCTCAGAGAAAGTTAAGCTTTCTTGTGGTTTCAATCAAGAATTGAAAGAAACCCTTAGTGGTCAAACCGAGAAGAAAGTGAGTGGTTCAATCTCCTCTGCTGCAATTGCACAAAGCAATTCATTAGTTGGGGCTGTACCAGGAAAACCTGTAATTAAAGATGCTGCAGTTGAGTGCATGACAGCAAAGAAGGATGCTCTGGTGGAACACCTTTCTAGTCAAGCTGGTGTAGAATGTTTGCTCCAAAAGGATTCATCTGCTAACCCCACAATCACAGCAATTAATGAGAAAGCAGTTGAATGTGCTAACAATCTGATTAATGCTTCCAACTCTGACAATGTTCTGAAATCGGGTAACGGTGACGCTTTATGTGACTCGGGTGCAAGATTGCCAAAGGGTAGCGATTATAAAAACTCTGAAAAAGGACTTCATGATGCAGTGGCTATATCAACAAACTCTGGCCTTCTTGATACATGTTCTAGAGTTGCTCCTGAAAAGGCCTTTTCTGGAGAG AAATCTAGATGTATACCAATAAATAAGAGCAACACTCTTACGACTGCAAGCGCAACAGCCTTGAATAATTTTCAG GTTATTAAACAGGCAACAATACCAGAAATATCAACTCCGCCAATCAGGAAACATAAATCAATGCAAAAGGTCCATGAAGAAAAATCAAACCGAAGGCTTAAAAAGCTCCCAAGGTGTCCAACCATGAAAATGCAATTGAGCTCAAAGTTCATATGTGCACGGAAGAAGAAATTTAAAAGAAGTAGAAAGGGTAAATTGGTGAGCGCAGCTCTCATTCAGAAAGGTCCGGTGCATGTAGATAGTATTCCTTTAGATCTTGAGCCATCTACTTCCTACCAAACAAAGCTATCTGGCGGTTTAGATCACTCTCAAAGAGGACGCAAGAATTTTGGTTCTAAGAAAAAAGAGAACAGTGGTGTGGTAAACAATATAGTCCCAAACATAAATAATGATTCTATGACTAACAATAAAGTAGAGATCGGAGGAAGAAGTGGCCAGAATGGTGCTATACTTGCTTGCAATAATCCCACAGAAAAGTTTCCAGTCAGAGCTTCAGCAGGGAATTTGTTGGATGCTAGAGGTCCTTGCTATCCAAAAGATAACACTAAAGAGTCTATACAAAATGGGTTGATGAGTGTGCTTACCCGAGATTTAGAGGAGACAAAAg TTGCACGGTGGGACGAGATAGGTACAACGGACTATACAGAGCGAAGTGATGTAGGGAATGGCAGTATCGGACATGTTGGAGACGAATG GGACGAAGAATATGATAGAGGAAAAAGGAAAAAGGTGAAGAGTTTCGTGAATGACTTCGGTGGACCGAATCCTTTCCAGGAAATTGCGACTATGCGAACAAAGTCGAAGAAAGCAAAGATGGATTATTCTAGTTCTGGAAATAAACCATTCCGGATATGA
- the LOC108223041 gene encoding ubiquitin carboxyl-terminal hydrolase 23 isoform X2 — protein MAATTKASKQSSLPELSISSPLFEKRIEFHIARKPFTGFSNSGGTFQLETLNPSTSNSSQFKSNSLVKKTDSVELKDNGFDPELSYQISFRRIGAGLMNLGNTCFLNSVLQCLTYTEPLAAYLQSGRHQLSCRTAGFCALCAIQKHVSSARQSTGRILAPKEIVSNLRCISRNFRNSRQEDAHEYMVNLLESMHKCCLPSGVPSESPSAYDKSSVHKIFGGRLRSQVKCMQCSYTSDKFDPFLDLSLEIVKADSLQRALTHFTAKEFLDGGEKHYQCQQCKQKVKALKQLTIYKAPYVLTIHLKRFSSHLAGQKIDKRIHFGTTLDLKPFVTDPCDGDLKYTLYGVLVHAGWSTHSGHYYCFVRTSSGMWYSLDDNRVIQVSEKMVLEQKAYMLFYYRERRNFSSNKSFDVQKHSTNSSEKVKLSCGFNQELKETLSGQTEKKVSGSISSAAIAQSNSLVGAVPGKPVIKDAAVECMTAKKDALVEHLSSQAGVECLLQKDSSANPTITAINEKAVECANNLINASNSDNVLKSGNGDALCDSGARLPKGSDYKNSEKGLHDAVAISTNSGLLDTCSRVAPEKAFSGEKSRCIPINKSNTLTTASATALNNFQATIPEISTPPIRKHKSMQKVHEEKSNRRLKKLPRCPTMKMQLSSKFICARKKKFKRSRKGKLVSAALIQKGPVHVDSIPLDLEPSTSYQTKLSGGLDHSQRGRKNFGSKKKENSGVVNNIVPNINNDSMTNNKVEIGGRSGQNGAILACNNPTEKFPVRASAGNLLDARGPCYPKDNTKESIQNGLMSVLTRDLEETKVARWDEIGTTDYTERSDVGNGSIGHVGDEWDEEYDRGKRKKVKSFVNDFGGPNPFQEIATMRTKSKKAKMDYSSSGNKPFRI, from the exons ATGGCTGCTACTACCAAAGCTTCAAAGCAATCGAGCTTACCGGAGCTTTCAATATCCTCGCCGCTGTTCGAGAAGAGAATCGAGTTCCACATAGCTCGCAAGCCTTTCACTGGCTTCAGCAACAGCGGCGGAACGTTTCAATTGGAGACTCTCAATCCGTCGACATCTAATTCATCGCAATTTAAGAGTAATTCGTTAGTTAAAAAGACTGATTCGGTAGAATTGAAAGATAATGGATTTGATCCGGAGCTTAGTTATCAGATCTCTTTTAGGAGAATT GGTGCTGGTTTGATGAAtcttggaaacacttgttttttgaATTCGGTGTTACAGTGTTTGACGTATACGGAGCCTTTGGCTGCGTATTTGCAAAGTGGAAGGCATCAGTTGTCTT GTCGTACTGCTGGGTTTTGTGCTTTGTGTGCCATCCAAAAACATGTTAGCAGTGCTCGACAGTCGACTGGGAGAATATTAGCACCGAAGGAGATAGTCTCAAACTTGCGAT GTATATCACGCAATTTTCGAAACTCCAGGCAGGAGGATGCTCACGAGTACATGGTGAATTTGTTGGAATCAATGCACAAATGCTGCTTACCTTCAGGAGTACCTAGTGAGTCACCGAGTGCTTACGACAAAAGTTCGGTCCACAAGATCTTTGGTGGTCGCCTCCGCAGTCAG GTGAAATGTATGCAGTGTTCCTATACATCTGATAAGTTTGATCCATTCCTGGACTTGAGTCTTGAAATTGTCAAGGCAGATTCACTACAGAGGGCACTAACTCATTTCACTGCCAAAGAATTTTTAGACGGAGGGGAGAAGCATTACCAATGTCAACAATGCAAGCAGAAAGTTAAGGCTCTGAAGCAGCTTACAATTTACAAGGCACCTTATGTTCTCACAATCCACCTAAAGCGGTTTAGCTCACATCTAGCTGGACAAAAGATTGACAAAAGGATCCATTTTGGAACTACTTTGGACTTGAAACCGTTTGTAACGGATCCATGT GATGGAGATTTAAAATACACCTTATATGGTGTTTTGGTTCATGCCGGATGGAGCACTCACTCTGGTCACTATTATTGCTTTGTACGCACATCAAGTGGCATGTGGTACTCACTTGACGACAATCGG GTTATTCAAGTTAGTGAAAAAATGGTGTTGGAGCAGAAAGCATACATGCTATTCTACTATCGAGAGAGAAGAAATTTCTCTTCAAACAAGTCTTTTGATGTTCAGAAACACAGTACGAATTCCTCAGAGAAAGTTAAGCTTTCTTGTGGTTTCAATCAAGAATTGAAAGAAACCCTTAGTGGTCAAACCGAGAAGAAAGTGAGTGGTTCAATCTCCTCTGCTGCAATTGCACAAAGCAATTCATTAGTTGGGGCTGTACCAGGAAAACCTGTAATTAAAGATGCTGCAGTTGAGTGCATGACAGCAAAGAAGGATGCTCTGGTGGAACACCTTTCTAGTCAAGCTGGTGTAGAATGTTTGCTCCAAAAGGATTCATCTGCTAACCCCACAATCACAGCAATTAATGAGAAAGCAGTTGAATGTGCTAACAATCTGATTAATGCTTCCAACTCTGACAATGTTCTGAAATCGGGTAACGGTGACGCTTTATGTGACTCGGGTGCAAGATTGCCAAAGGGTAGCGATTATAAAAACTCTGAAAAAGGACTTCATGATGCAGTGGCTATATCAACAAACTCTGGCCTTCTTGATACATGTTCTAGAGTTGCTCCTGAAAAGGCCTTTTCTGGAGAG AAATCTAGATGTATACCAATAAATAAGAGCAACACTCTTACGACTGCAAGCGCAACAGCCTTGAATAATTTTCAG GCAACAATACCAGAAATATCAACTCCGCCAATCAGGAAACATAAATCAATGCAAAAGGTCCATGAAGAAAAATCAAACCGAAGGCTTAAAAAGCTCCCAAGGTGTCCAACCATGAAAATGCAATTGAGCTCAAAGTTCATATGTGCACGGAAGAAGAAATTTAAAAGAAGTAGAAAGGGTAAATTGGTGAGCGCAGCTCTCATTCAGAAAGGTCCGGTGCATGTAGATAGTATTCCTTTAGATCTTGAGCCATCTACTTCCTACCAAACAAAGCTATCTGGCGGTTTAGATCACTCTCAAAGAGGACGCAAGAATTTTGGTTCTAAGAAAAAAGAGAACAGTGGTGTGGTAAACAATATAGTCCCAAACATAAATAATGATTCTATGACTAACAATAAAGTAGAGATCGGAGGAAGAAGTGGCCAGAATGGTGCTATACTTGCTTGCAATAATCCCACAGAAAAGTTTCCAGTCAGAGCTTCAGCAGGGAATTTGTTGGATGCTAGAGGTCCTTGCTATCCAAAAGATAACACTAAAGAGTCTATACAAAATGGGTTGATGAGTGTGCTTACCCGAGATTTAGAGGAGACAAAAg TTGCACGGTGGGACGAGATAGGTACAACGGACTATACAGAGCGAAGTGATGTAGGGAATGGCAGTATCGGACATGTTGGAGACGAATG GGACGAAGAATATGATAGAGGAAAAAGGAAAAAGGTGAAGAGTTTCGTGAATGACTTCGGTGGACCGAATCCTTTCCAGGAAATTGCGACTATGCGAACAAAGTCGAAGAAAGCAAAGATGGATTATTCTAGTTCTGGAAATAAACCATTCCGGATATGA
- the LOC108220501 gene encoding probable LRR receptor-like serine/threonine-protein kinase At2g24230, protein MGSVFLCFILAVTLFFRPLSCQQEPNTDGYFVFDFFNKMGVKTSKVHNFSASVCSWQGVVCDDNQENVYKLTASGLGLSGSIPETTIGKLKNLESLDLSNNNITALPSDFWSFGSLKILNLSFNQISGVLPNNVGNFAGLERLDLSFNYFSGNIPEAVDSLVNLQVLDISDNGFESSIPQGITKCHSLISMDFSRNRLNGTLPAGFSAAFPVLKVLNLAGNQIHGEGSDLAGMASITFVNISNNLFQGSAVDVFQGPLELIDLSNNQLQGHVSQVNFSSSFNWSNLVYLDLSMNQLSGVVFDNLKHAHNLKHLNLAHNRFSKHMFLQTDVLPNIEYMNLSETNLIGHIPSHILQSSGLRTLDLSQNHLSGKIPNLSTQSLQMLDVSYNNLSGEIPLSLLKKLSWMEGYNFSYNNFTLCASQFSSETLQSAFIGSVNSCPIAANPSLFKRKVPSHKGLKLALVLALSMICLLAGLLFMAFGCRRKTRMWTVKQSSYKEDQNLSGPFSFQTDSTTWVADVKHATSVPVVIFEKPLLNYTFADLLSATSNFDRGTLLADGRFGPVYRGFLQGGIHVAVKVLVHGSTMTDHEAARELEYLGRIKHPNLVPLTGYCLAGEQRIAIYDYMENGNLQNFLYDLPLGVQTTDDWSTDTWEEDDNNGIQNIGPSGMFTTWRFRHKIAVGTARALAFLHHGCSPPIIHRDVKASSVYLDLNLEPRLSDFGLAKIFGNGLEDEITLGSPGYVPPEFLRPETGSPKTATPKSDVYSFGIVLFELMTGKKPVEDEYPDKEKNLVSWVRGLVKKNQGSRAIDPKIRETGLEYQMEEALKIGYLCTADIPTKRPSMQQVVGLLKDIEPLTN, encoded by the coding sequence ATGGGTAGTGTTTTTTTGTGCTTCATTTTGGCTGTAACATTGTTCTTTAGGCCATTGTCTTGTCAACAAGAACCCAATACAGATGGGTACTTTGTGTTTGATTTTTTCAACAAAATGGGTGTAAAAACATCTAAAGTTCACAACTTTTCAGCTTCTGTGTGTTCCTGGCAAGGTGTTGTTTGTGATGATAATCAAGAAAATGTGTACAAGTTAACAGCTTCTGGGTTGGGTTTATCTGGTTCTATTCCTGAAACTACTATCGGTAAACTTAAAAATCTTGAATCTTTGGATCTAAGCAATAATAATATCACTGCTTTGCCTTCTGATTTTTGGAGCTTTGGTTCACTCAAGATTTTGAATCTTTCATTTAATCAGATATCCGGGGTTCTCCCAAACAATGTAGGCAATTTTGCTGGTCTTGAAAGATTGGACCTTTCTTTCAACTATTTTTCTGGGAATATTCCTGAAGCTGTTGATTCTCTAGTCAATTTGCAGGTTCTTGATATTAGTGATAATGGGTTTGAGTCCAGCATTCCACAGGGAATTACAAAGTGTCATTCTTTGATTTCGATGGACTTCTCGAGAAATCGGCTGAATGGTACTCTTCCTGCTGGTTTTTCTGCTGCATTTCCTGTGCTAAAGGTCTTGAATTTGGCTGGGAATCAGATTCATGGTGAAGGTTCAGATTTGGCAGGGATGGCATCTATCACATTTGTCAACATTTCGAATAATCTTTTTCAGGGTTCTGCAGTTGATGTTTTTCAGGGGCCACTGGAGCTGATTGATTTGAGCAATAATCAATTGCAAGGTCATGTTTCTCAGGTAAATTTCAGTTCAAGCTTCAATTGGTCTAATTTGGTTTATCTTGACTTATCTATGAATCAGCTTAGTGGAGTGGTTTTTGATAACTTGAAACATGCACATAATCTCAAACATCTGAATCTTGCGCACAATAGATTTTCGAAACATATGTTTCTGCAAACCGATGTTCTTCCCAATATAGAGTATATGAACTTGTCCGAGACTAATCTGATTGGCCACATTCCAAGTCATATATTACAGTCCAGTGGTTTGAGAACTCTTGATCTTTCCCAAAACCATCTTAGTGGCAAGATTCCAAATTTAAGTACTCAAAGTCTCCAAATGCTTGATGTTTCATACAACAATTTAAGTGGAGAGATTCCTTTATCTCTGCTGAAGAAACTTTCTTGGATGGAGGGATACAACTTTTCGTACAACAATTTTACCCTCTGTGCTTCTCAATTTTCTTCTGAAACCCTCCAATCAGCCTTCATTGGGTCAGTAAACAGTTGTCCGATTGCTGCAAATCCAAGTCTTTTTAAAAGGAAAGTTCCAAGCCATAAGGGGCTCAAGCTTGCTCTTGTATTAGCACTATCAATGATCTGTCTGTTAGCAGGGCTTCTGTTTATGGCTTTTGGCTGCAGAAGAAAAACCAGAATGTGGACAGTGAAACAAAGTTCTTATAAAGAAGATCAAAATCTATCAGGCCCGTTTTCATTCCAGACCGATTCCACCACTTGGGTAGCTGATGTTAAGCATGCAACATCGGTCCCAGTAGTGATATTTGAGAAGCCACTGTTAAATTATACCTTCGCAGACCTCTTGTCTGCAACTTCAAACTTTGATAGAGGTACATTGTTGGCTGATGGGAGGTTTGGACCTGTTTATAGAGGATTCTTACAGGGTGGGATTCATGTAGCTGTAAAAGTTTTAGTCCATGGATCCACAATGACAGACCATGAAGCTGCAAGAGAGCTTGAGTATCTTGGTAGGATCAAACACCCTAATCTTGTTCCATTGACCGGATATTGCTTGGCCGGGGAACAAAGGATTGCTATATATGATTACATGGAGAATGGAAATTTGCAGAATTTTCTTTATGATCTTCCACTTGGGGTTCAAACAACAGATGATTGGAGTACAGACACTTGGGAAGAAGATGATAACAATGGCATTCAAAATATTGGACCTTCAGGGATGTTTACAACATGGAGGTTTAGGCACAAAATTGCAGTTGGGACTGCAAGAGCATTGGCATTCCTCCACCATGGCTGCTCTCCTCCTATAATTCACAGAGACGTTAAAGCTAGTAGTGTTTATCTTGATTTGAACTTGGAACCCCGATTGTCTGATTTTGGGTTAGCAAAGATTTTCGGAAATGGTCTGGAGGACGAGATCACTCTTGGGTCACCAGGATATGTGCCACCAGAGTTTCTTAGGCCAGAAACTGGCTCTCCAAAAACAGCAACACCAAAATCTGATGTTTATAGTTTTGGGATTGTCCTCTTTGAGCTAATGACTGGGAAAAAGCCCGTTGAAGATGAATATCCAGATAAAGAAAAGAATTTGGTGAGTTGGGTTAGGGGATTAGTCAAGAAAAACCAAGGTTCAAGAGCCATCGATCCAAAAATCCGTGAAACAGGGTTAGAATATCAAATGGAGGAGGCCTTAAAAATTGGATACTTATGCACAGCTGATATTCCCACTAAGCGACCAAGTATGCAGCAAGTTGTAGGACTTTTAAAGGATATCGAGCCTCTCACAAATTAA
- the LOC108220300 gene encoding probable purine permease 5, whose product MTQPLLQTGAYMEEGMSTMDTDPPKKMWDKIAAYKTLARDAYKSKPTSYWILLLLGSAGMLVAFPASSLLSRLYFSNGGTSKWISSWVAVAGWPIPVAFLIPMYLFSGSSPTPLTLKLTISYVGLGFLSAADNLMYAYAYAYLPASTASLVASTSLVFSALFGYFIVKNKINASIINALVVITAAMVIIALDSDSDIYGNISKKQYILGYVWDVLASALHGLIFALSERVFVSLLGRVSFHVVLEQQVMVSFFGFLFTTIGLLLNDDFHGMSSEAKTFKGGKTAYYMVIIWSIITFQLGVLGATAVLFLSSTVLAGVLNAVRVPLTSIAAVILLKDPMSGFKILSLIITFWGFASYIYGNRPVNKNNTIA is encoded by the exons ATGACTCAGCCTTTGCTTCAAACAG GGGCATACATGGAGGAGGGCATGTCAACAATGGATACAGATCCCCCTAAAAAAATGTGGGATAAGATTGCTGCCTACAAAACCCTGGCCAGAGATGCATATAAAAGCAAGCCAACTTCTTATTGGATTCTTCTACTTCTAGGCAGCGCGGGAATGCTTGTGGCATTTCCTGCTTCTAGCCTCCTTTCTCGTCTCTACTTTTCAAATGGGGGCACAAGCAAATGGATTAGTTCATGGGTTGCAGTAGCCGGGTGGCCTATTCCCGTGGCATTTCTAATTCCCATGTACCTCTTTTCTGGATCCTCTCCTACTCCTCTGACCTTAAAACTCACTATTTCTTATGTTGGCTTGGGTTTCTTAAGTGCTGCTGATAATCTCATGTATGCATATGCCTATGCTTACCTGCCAGCATCAACTGCTTCTCTTGTAGCATCAACATCTCTAGTATTTTCTGCACTTTTCGGGTATTTTAtagtgaaaaataaaattaatgctTCGATAATCAATGCTCTTGTGGTCATTACTGCTGCTATGGTCATCATTGCGTTGGATTCAGATTCAGACATATACGGGAACATCAGCAAAAAACAGTATATCCTGGGTTACGTATGGGATGTCCTGGCATCTGCTCTTCACGGACTCATATTTGCTCTTTCCGAACGAGTCTTCGTGTCATTACTTGGTAGAGTATCTTTTCATGTTGTTTTAGAGCAACAAGTCATGGTTTCTTTTTTCGGTTTTCTGTTTACCACAATCGGGCTTCTTTTAAATGATGACTTTCATGGTATGAGTTCCGAGGCAAAAACTTTCAAGGGTGGAAAAACTGCATACTACATGGTTATCATTTGGAGTATCATCACATTCCAGTTGGGGGTTTTAGGCGCAACTGCTGTGCTTTTCTTGTCTTCAACAGTGTTGGCTGGCGTGCTGAATGCAGTAAGAGTACCTCTTACGAGCATTGCAGCTGTGATATTATTAAAGGATCCAATGAGTGGTTTCAAAATCCTGTCATTGATCATCACCTTCTGGGGGTTTGCTTCTTATATTTACGGAAACCGCCCTGTCAATAAGAACAACACAATTGCATGA